In one Yarrowia lipolytica chromosome 1A, complete sequence genomic region, the following are encoded:
- a CDS encoding uncharacterized protein (Compare to YALI0A07249g, Full length Line element, uniprot|Q8NIP4 Yarrowia lipolytica gag-like protein): protein METAQAQASAGNSLGAPNPPPPDLSRGDGATSTETPNQTDIEKIQKNDKNDENNKKNDKNDKNDKKNDNNITLNAWKSKAEVKALLTSNPSTLKFNLNKERISEPLAAPNGRHTSGRFNVSYVASKENFFRRALDRSATPDWNLPISMFLEHLDNAAEVDEKDTISVLEGVIEKFDEIKGQVGLAEFDLSRHNLDIVPHLIDQINLEQDPEDCYQVGNGWHYLTSDALTDPHEQRMAVILETVSLIVEANTQDYRIMRKGSANPAGRRVLYYFNLPSYMKMERQTEDAFKIHLNAILNQFDVDIDQAIPGSSLLSGTLLMTSANHQNISGPVIAVRALLGSTLPQTIPDFFVNLDPTKARLTGSKLIKMHFANGDNICVKCKSTKHIREACPEKDMVTPKIFRTRAHQGTLPQRGKALASIHAPSTVEPPVQTRKFHHTPATHQWETVGTKSPRHRRTRDTSPQPTGQKPLRSYYNFEVLSDKTGEDTPEETEQTNQLPSTNQQHGTQNLPINIPASEEDTVPDDQETEQADVSMNGFDTQPDALAHPEVAPDVTQFLPPATPLNTEATNNGLPHDHTSPNTTNQTQPPPGSIHEGRPRGGHTTSSFSGEPSHTTLGKKHIAVFQTASSEVPVQILNPDRSENRLCWLPSQEVAKFIDGRCPTFLSTCHFKVFHDGATLSSVDEIVEPPNSPPNPPRVTTLHEVDTMLRPGQNQ from the coding sequence ATGGAAACAGCGCAAGCCCAAGCTTCGGCGGGTAACTCCTTGGGCGCTCCGAACCCCCCACCTCCTGATTTATCgcgaggtgatggagccaCCTCAACCGAAACCCCCAACCAAaccgacattgaaaaaatccaaaaaaacgacaaaaacgatgaaaacaacaaaaaaaacgacaaaaacgacaaaaacgacaaaaaaaacgacaacaatATCACCCTCAACGCCTGGAAGAGCAAGGCCGAAGTCAAGGCTCTCCTGACATCGAACCCCTCCACACTCAaattcaacctcaacaaggagcgaatTTCGGAGCCCCTTGCGGCGCCGAATGGTAGGCATACCTCCGGCCGTTTCAACGTGTCCTATGTAGCCAGCAAGGAAAACTTCTTCCGAAGAGCTCTTGACCGCTCCGCCACCCCTGATTGGAATCTTCCTATCTCCATGTTCCTCGAGCACCTCGATAACGCCGCTGaagtcgacgagaaggacaccATCAGTGTCCTCGAGGGCGTCATCGAAAAgttcgacgagatcaagggtCAGGTTGGTCTGGCGGAGTTTGACCTGTCCAGGCACAACCTAGACATCGTCCCCCACCTGATCGACCAGATTAACTTAGAACAGGACCCTGAAGACTGCTACCAAGTGGGAAATGGTTGGCACTACCTGACGTCGGACGCCCTCACTGACCCCCACGAACAACGAATGgctgtcattctggagacagttagtctcattgttgaggCCAATACTCAAGATTATCGCATCATGAGGAAGGGCTCGGCTAaccctgctggacgaagaGTACTTTACTACTTCAACCTACCCTCgtacatgaagatggagcgtCAGACGGAGGATGCTTTCAAGATCCACCTCAACGCTattctcaaccagttcGACGTAGACATTGATCAGGCCATTCCAGGTTCCTCCCTCTTGAGTGGCACCCTTCTGATGACCTCTGCCAACCATCAGAACATCTCGGGTCCTGTGATCGCAGTTCGTGCTCTCCTAGGCTCCACCCTGCCCCAGACCATCCCCGACTTCTTCGTCAACCTGGATCCCACCAAGGCTAGGCTTACCggctcaaagttgatcaAGATGCACTTCGCCAACGGCGATAACATCTGTGTTAAGTGCAAGAGCACTAAGCACATCCGGGAGGCCTGCCCCGAGAAAGACATGGTCACTCCCAAGATCTTCCGCACCCGCGCTCACCAGGGTACCCTCCCACAGAGAGGTAAAGCCCTTGCTTCCATCCATGCCCCATCCACCGTGGAGCCCCCGGTCCAAACTCGCAAGTTCCACCACACGCCTGCTACTCACCAGTGGGAGACCGTCGGCACTAAGTCCCCTAGACATAGACGGACTCGAGACACGTCCCCCCAACCCACCGGTCAGAAGCCCCTCCGATCTTACTACAACTTTGAAGTCTTGAGCGACAAAACCGGAGAGGACACAcccgaagagaccgagcAAACTAACCAGCTGCCCTCTAcgaaccagcagcatggaacTCAGAATCTAcccatcaacatccccgCCTCCGAGGAAGACACAGTTCCCGACGACCAGGAAACGGAACAGGCTGACGTATCCATGAACGGCTTTGACACCCAGCCTGACGCACTTGCTCACCCTGAAGTAGCCCCTGATGTCACCCAGTTTCTTCCCCCCGCTACCCCGCTTAacaccgaggccaccaacaacggcctTCCCCACGACCACACCAGTCCCAACACGaccaaccaaacacaaccccccCCCGGAAGTATCCACGAGGGccgaccccgaggagggcacaccacctccagttTCTCTGGCGAGCCCTCTCACACCACGCTCGGCAAGAAGCACATTGCGGTCTTCCAGACCGCCTCGAGCGAGGTTCCGGTGCAAATCCTGAACCCGGACAGGTCGGAGAACagactctgctggctgcCTTCTCAGGAGGTAGCAAAGTTCATTGACGGGAGGTGCCCGACATTCCTGTCTACATGCCACTTCAAAGTTTTCCACGACGGTGCGACACTCAGCTCggtagacgagattgtAGAACCCCCGAACAGTCCCCCGAACCCCCCTAGGGTGACCACTCTCCATGAGGTGGACACAATGCTCCGACCGGGGCAGAACCAGTAA
- a CDS encoding uncharacterized protein (Full length Line element) — MSFTSTTTPSKAPCKSTQAKMKSPNVKVITANIGGFKMAEALNRLPDTIVNIIRTTHYPDLVLLQETNWVDSSLQTAQQIISNSPYPGGRHYTLLGSTAGVSNRSVGVGLVYSDNVTITNFTTVFEYFPALDNRLCLADVHIKGTDRHLSLINVYAPNEQGASPFTNRQFYQSLDDYLRLHPCQYPLIAAGDWNAVASNDGRIGEKVTTHLKDFLANWDLLDTYTLISKHRKGLYTHTNNSRGAGRRLDQLHISSTLSQWIKSTQLVTNKQGHNITKSSHHAVQFVFNFGNLTQRQDRGPGTWRMPWWVFDTEYIAWLKFHVKSILKRYGPLKPSLKLQCLKENIKVTIQQEAKNRALRDSNHPDNRRREALMATASDWQAYPANEPYPMLHARVEQSKQQMEIHSLRNHQGRVKTDTSSLCDISARYFDNIFDRAADINDTDDSAFLDLFPEETRRVNTANPSLDSSFTKEEIFDTIKASTHNSAPGPDGIPYRFYRDCWDELGDLMTDVYNEAGADSPISTERNTAIIKLLYKSGDQADISNYRPISLINTEVKIYTQLINKAIQNILPDSIHGAQNGFVPGRHITNNLDTMDHFCNAYSQLNMGWVVGSLDFRKAYDTISQSWVIKTLRNVGVSELMINRILAVQQNAVTRINIRGVLSRPVRIKIGVRQGCPLSPTLFIIAVDALVRRLDREMFGLAPGLPLSHHHTTGHRPPQPPTHPEAVAAGHMKVSAFADDIAVFLNNIQDVATVGRVLCLFQRVSGLTLNPSKTVLQKIGPPDCFVPLTFIDAEWQRTIDATWPTDNNTRQAPTLRTSDNIFRYLGVHFGNRERLDTHYAQIKEDLKESLRRLSLWGLPYYSKAWMINIYFFSKLNFLGPYVSQIDNTFIRELNELACDKINKLSPDKTRKTFSNGFIQTPVGRGGLNLRDMGRFMVCLKAARAYRFFHGSSPALWDCTFQFYSRTHSLTQEKPHQRVDCRFPTGQAWGYAASPTMRDAIRASFELNKPLTAEHANPREDHEPSTTDTVNHRIWERNQVNVRAAESFREAHVDIAAARRYHPVRMVSTAEIDHLRWSMGPLTLENFMFHKTSSPDLPNFPHTLARPKKWTQRSDYGGISDDMVWQEVMHDLRKHYIADANKAQVLHLMRISRLPLVKWRYPDDHVFTKKNPGCGLCDKAIIQDLHEHIFCKCEVLLSMLTRMKIPSVDSLKDWIFTESKCGVLPSFPGHVNSDAPRKHQQVKTRKYLRELAYGIWKMERSLRYSGDDATLGHVQQGLLQFLKEAQMCFYDGQPPALHDERE; from the coding sequence ATGTCTTTCACCTCTACTACCACCCCTTCTAAAGCCCCATGTAAGAGCACCCAGGCCAAAATGAAATCTCCGAATGTTAAAGTCATCACGGCTAACATCGGCGGTTTTAAGATGGCGGAAGCGCTTAACCGATTACCCGACACCATTGTAAACATTATTCGAACTACTCACTACCCcgatctcgtccttcttcaagagaCGAACTGGGTGGACTCCTCCCTACAAACCGCTCAACAAATCATTTCAAACTCGCCCTACCCGGGGGGCAGACACTACACCCTCCTCGGCTCCACAGCTGGTGTTTCTAATAGAAGCGTCGGCGTGGGGCTAGTCTATTCCGAcaacgtcaccatcacaaacTTTACAACAGTTTTTGAATACTTCCCAGCCCTAGACAACAGACTGTGTTTGGCCGACGTGCACATCAAAGGCACCGACAGACACCTATCGCTGATCAACGTATACGCACCAAACGAGCAGGGAGCCTCCCCCTTCACTAACCGGCAGTTCTACCAGTCACTAGACGACTATCTACGCCTCCATCCCTGCCAATACCCCCTGATAGCGGCAGGCGATTGGAACGCGgtcgcctccaacgacggcaGGATTGGCGAAAAAGTGACGACTCACCTTAAGGACTTCTTAGCTAACTGGGACTTACTAGACACCTACACTCTAAtcagcaaacacagaaaaggcctctacactcacaccaacaacagccgcgGAGCTGGCAGGCGCCTGGATCAGCTGCACATCTCTTCGACACTCTCACAGTGGATCAAATCCACACAACTGGtaaccaacaagcagggtcACAACATCACGAAGTCCTCTCACCACGCGGTCCAATTCGTCTTTAACTTTGGCAACCTCACCCAGCGACAAGACAGAGGCCCAGGCACCTGGAGGATGCCCTGGTGGGTTTTTGATACAGAGTACATTGCTTGGCTCAAGTTCCACGTCAAATCCATTCTGAAGCGATATGGTCCTTTGAAGCCCAGCCTGAAGCTGCAATGCCTGAAAGAAAACATTAAGGTCACCATCCAACAGGAAGCCAAAAACCGCGCACTTCGAGATTCCAACCACCCAGACAACAGACGCCGCGAGGCCCTcatggcaacagcctcaGACTGGCAAGCCTACCCAGCTAACGAGCCATACCCGATGCTCCATGCTCGGGTCGAACAATCCAAGcaacagatggagatccacTCCCTACggaaccaccaaggccgagtgaagaccgacacctcctctctctgcgACATCTCAGCTCGATACTTTGACAACATCTTCGACAGAGCTGCCGATATCAacgacaccgacgacagcgcCTTTTTAGACCTCTTCCCCGAAGAAACCCGGAGGGTGAATACAGCTAACCCAAGCCTGGACTCGTCTtttaccaaggaggagatcttcgATACCATCAAGGCGTCTACGCACAACAGCGCGCCAGGGCCAGACGGCATCCCGTACAGGTTCTACCGCGACTGCTGGGATGAGCTGGGGGACTTGATGACGGACGTCTACAACGAAGCTGGAGCCGACTCGCCCATCAGCACCGAACGCAACACCGCTATCatcaaactactgtacaagtcggGAGATCAGgccgacatctccaactacaggcCTATTTCTTTGATCAACACAGAGGTGAAGATCTACACACAGCTCATTAACAAAgccatccagaacattCTTCCGGACAGCATTCACGGCGCCCAAAACGGTTTCGTACCGGGTCGACACATCACTAACAAtctcgacaccatggaTCATTTTTGCAACGCCTACTCCCAGCTGAACATGGGTTGGGTCGTAGGATCACTGGACTTCCGGAAAGCCTACGACACTATCAGCCAGAGTTGGGTGATAAAGACGCTTCGAAATGTGGGTGTCTCGGAACTGATGATCAACCGTATCCTAGCTGTACAACAGAACGCAGTAACGAGAATCAACATCAGAGGTGTCCTATCTCGCCCAGTCCGCATCAAGATCGGAGTGAGACAAGGAtgccctctctctccaaccctcttcatcatcgcAGTAGACGCACTTGTGCGTCGTCTGGACCGAGAGATGTTTGGACTGGCCCCAGGCCTGCCACtatcccaccaccacaccactgGGCACAGGCCGCCACAACCCCCTACTCACCCggaggcagtggcagctggACACATGAAGGTGTCGGCTTTCGCGGACGACATAGCGgtgttcctcaacaacatccaggacgTGGCCACGGTTGGTAGAGtgctctgcctcttccaacggGTCTCAGGCCTCACACTAAACCCGTCAAAGACGGTGCTTCAGAAGATCGGCCCCCCCGATTGTTTTGTTCCACTAACCTTTATTGACGCAGAATGGCAGCGAACAATTGACGCCACCTGGCcaaccgacaacaacacacgacAGGCCCCGACGCTCCGGACATCTGACAACATTTTCCGGTACCTCGGAGTACACTTCGGAAATCGCGAAAGGTTGGACACGCACTAcgctcagatcaaggaggacctcaaggagtcgcTGCGACGCCTTTCACTATGGGGTCTCCCCTATTACAGCAAGGCGTGGATGATCAacatctacttcttctcgaaactGAATTTCCTTGGACCCTACGTCAGCCAGATCGACAACACCTTCATCCGAGAGCTGAACGAACTAGCGtgcgacaagatcaacaaatTATCACCCGACAAAACACGCAAAACCTTCAGCAATGGTTTCATCCAAACTCCGgtaggcagaggaggactgAACCTGCGGGACATGGGACGTTTCATGGTGTGCCTGAAGGCCGCTCGGGCTTACAGGTTCTTCCATGGCTCATCGCCGGCCCTTTGGGACTGCACCTTCCAGTTCTACAGCAGAACTCACAGTCTCACACAGGAAAAGCCACACCAGCGCGTCGACTGCCGCTTTCCGACAGGCCAAGCTTGGGGCTACGCAgcctcccccaccatgcGAGACGCAATCagagcttctttcgagctcaacaagccccTCACCGCGGAACATGCCaaccctcgagaagatcacgAGCCCTctacaacagacacagttaATCACAGAATCTGGGAACGAAACCAGGTGAAcgtgagagcagcagaatctttCCGGGAAGCACACGTCGACATCGCAGCCGCGAGACGATACCATCCGGTCAGAATGGTGTCCACAGCGGAAATCGACCACCTCCGGTGGAGCATGGGACCACTTACTCtagagaacttcatgtttcacaagacctcgtctcccgacttgccaaacttcccacacacacttgcACGACCGAAGAAGTGGACTCAACGAAGCGACTACGGGGGCATCTCtgacgacatggtctgGCAGGAGGTAATGCATGACCTTCGAAAACACTACATcgccgacgccaacaaagcacaagttcttcacctcatGCGGATATCTCGACTTCCGCTCGtgaaatggagataccctgacgaccacgttttcaccaagaagaatccAGGATGCGGGCTCTGTGATAAGGCCATCATTCAGGATCTGCACGAGCATATCTTCTGCAAGTgcgaagttcttctttccatgttgaccaggatgaagattccgtcagtggactctctaaaggactggatctttaccgagtcgaaatgtggagtactcccctctttcccagggcatgtgaacagtgacgccccccggaaacatcaacaagtcaagacACGCAAATATCTGCGGGAATTGGCTtatgggatctggaagatggagagatcccTCCGGTACTCAGGGGACGACGCCACcctgggacatgtccaacagggtttgcttcaattcctgaaggaagcccagatgtgtttctacgatggacaaccgccagcacttcacgatgagcgagagtag
- a CDS encoding uncharacterized protein (Truncated form of YALI0A08536g, similar to uniprot|P39012 Saccharomyces cerevisiae YLR088w GAA1 required for attachment of GPI anchor onto proteins, similar to Saccharomyces cerevisiae GAA1 (YLR088W); ancestral locus Anc_8.261): MGLFEKLTQVANRLGLRDKIIGWLPLLSLLVSVIGALWLAVLPLDGQYRYTYVSENALLPGQAHTHFRESEWNHVRAYKQEIQAIVNSEAGGHINEQERISHVRGYLADIGLKTSLHEWSVDHFSESYNGTNVYGVMHAPRGDNAEAMVLVAPWINQDGEHNVGGISVLIALARYLKRWSVWSKNIVFVIPSDSGFALRSWVTAYHTSLALTAGAIEGAIVLDYPEASSEHFDFMEVFYEGLNGQLPNLDLINTAVIAASTENLATVIQGVTEDDESFVKKYMPESLKEFFGNQQMDVLNRYANRLKIMLSGMTRQLTTGISNSPGSEAFSGWRIDAITLRARGTTGPFDITTFGRMAESTLRSINNLLEHFHQSFFFYLLLSPTKFVSIGTYLPGAVLVCASFPLTAIYLYATKPNRSTSLVKSFFIIIAVFGACTTIGGVLTVVPTSAVGPVLTSLFVISACLPILSVVAPSPPPHPASAPAEPNVTLAISLLLHGLVTTALATINFSLAMVLGLLTVAFNFIRPGSAHTKSNLLILIITCPWTWLVAVGAVLHTSPFDILQMLLWSLRGNQVWTWQVLFGLWLPQWVLAVIVSRSSTPAPAQSTVGYFRKQ; this comes from the coding sequence ATGGGTTTGTTTGAAAAACTAACGCAAGTGGCGAACCGGCTGGGTCTACGGGACAAGATCATTGGCTGGTTGCCATTGCTGTCGCTGCTTGTCAGCGTGATTGGAGCGCTCTGGCTGGCAGTTCTGCCTCTAGACGGCCAATATCGATACACCTATGTGAGTGAAAATGCGCTGCTTCCGGGCCAGGCACACACGCATTTTCGCGAGAGTGAGTGGAACCACGTCCGGGCCTACAAGCAGGAGATTCAGGCGATTGTCAATTCGGAGGCTGGCGGTCATATCAATGAGCAGGAGCGAATTTCGCATGTACGAGGGTACCTGGCCGACATCGGGCTCAAGACGTCGCTGCACGAGTGGTCCGTCGACCATTTCTCCGAGTCGTACAACGGCACCAACGTCTACGGCGTCATGCATGCTCCTCGAGGAGACAATGCCGAGGCCATGGTTCTGGTGGCCCCCTGGATCAACCAGGATGGAGAGCACAATGTTGGTGGTATCAGCGTCTTGATTGCGCTGGCCAGGTATCTCAAGCGATGGAGCGTGTGGAGCAAAaacattgtgtttgtgatCCCCAGCGACTCCGGTTTTGCTCTACGTTCCTGGGTCACTGCTTACCATACCAGCCTGGCGCTTACGGCCGGAGCCATCGAAGGCGCCATTGTCCTGGACTACCCCGAGGCGTCCAGTGAGCACTTTGATTTTATGGAGGTCTTCTATGAGGGTCTCAACGGCCAGCTGCCCAATCTGGATCTCATCAACACTGCTGTTATTGCTGCCAGCACTGAGAATCTGGCTACTGTGATCCAAGGAGTGACGGAGGACGATGAGAGCTTTGTCAAAAAGTACATGCCTGAATCCCTCAAGGAGTTTTTTGGCAACCAGCAGATGGATGTGCTCAACAGATACGCCAACCGACTCAAGATCATGCTGTCTGGAATGACCCGTCAGCTGACAACCGGAATCAGCAACAGTCCTGGATCGGAGGCATTTTCCGGCTGGAGAATCGACGCCATCACTCTGCGAGCTCGAGGAACTACCGGTCCCTTTGATATCACTACCTTTGGCCGAATGGCAGAAAGCACTCTGAGATCCATCAACAACCTGCTGGAACACTTCCACCAGTCGTTTTTCTTCTACCTGCTGCTCTCGCCCACCAAGTTTGTATCTATCGGCACCTACCTTCCAGGAGCAGTGCTTGTGTGCGCTTCTTTCCCCCTCACTGCCATCTACCTGTACGCCACCAAGCCCAATCGATCGACTTCGCTAGTGAAATCtttcttcatcatcattgCTGTCTTTGGAGCCTGCACCACGATTGGAGGGGTTTTGACTGTCGTTCCTACCTCTGCAGTCGGCCCTGTACTGACCTCTCTCTTCGTCATCAGTGCCTGTCTGCCTATTTTGTCGGTGGTGGCTCcctcacctcctcctcaccCTGCCAGCGCGCCCGCCGAGCCCAACGTTACCCTGGCCATCTCCTTGTTGCTCCACGGCCTCGTTACCACTGCTCTGGCAACCATCAACTTTTCGTTGGCCATGgttctgggtctgctgACCGTGGCATTCAACTTCATCCGTCCTGGGTCTGCTCACACCAAGAGCAACCTACTGATTCTCATCATCACATGCCCTTGGACTTGGCTGGTTGCCGTTGGCGCCGTTTTGCACACCTCGCCCTTCGATATCCTGCAGATGCTCCTGTGGTCGCTTAGAGGTAACCAGGTGTGGACCTGGCAGGTGCTGTTCGGTCTGTGGCTGCCCCAGTGGGTGCTTGCGGTTATTGTCTCGCGCTCTTCTACCCCCGCCCCTGCCCAGTCTACTGTTGGCTATTTCAGAAAGCAGTAA